The nucleotide window GTAGATCCCTCTGGGCGCGAGCATGCTCATATATCTGAGAAGCTGGGACTTGGCGACACCGGGGTCCCCTATCAAAAGAATGTGCATGTCACCCCTGATCACGGTCCCGTCGTCCAAAGTCTTGTGGGAACCACCGAACAGCTGCAAGGCGATCGCGCCCTTGACCTCCTCCAAGCCGTTGATCGTCGGCGAGATGGACTGGACGATGTTGTTGAAGAGATCCTTGTCCCTGGACATCTCCATTATCCTCTCCTCATCCTCCGCGGTTATCTGGATCTCATCGTATTCGTGCTGCTCGAATTCCACCGCGAGCACATCGAGGAATGTATCGAAAACTGTCGTCTTGTCCCTGTCAGACTTCTCGACCGCCCTCAGAATCCCGACCAGCGTGATGCGGTTCCCTGCCGTGACCTGCCCGGCGATGTCGTCCTCGACGTATCCGGTTATCCTTTCGGGTTGGGCGCCGCCTCTGAGTCCCTCCGGGCTCTCCTGGATCTCTATCTTCTGTGTGTCGGTGTATACGGACGCGTTCTGGTCCAGGATGAACCTGACCGCCTGCTTGTTGCATCCGCCCTCGGGGTTGGAGCACATCACAGGCTCCCTCAGGATCATGCCGGTCTCCTCGACCCATGTCTCCGCCCCGCATCTGGCGCATCTGAACAGCGCGTGGGTCAGGCGCGGCTTCACGGCCGTGACTTTCCTGGCCAAGCCTTCGACGGCAACCAATTTGAGGAGATGCTCCGACCTGAGATTCCTGATCTCCACGGTGGCGTCGCGGGGGAGATTGCGTATCCTGACGTTGATGACATCCCCCGGGCGGTTGACGTTGGGCACCAGGGACATGACGGTCTTCCTGGCCAGGCTGAGGCATCTGTCAGGGTAATCGAGCATGAACATGGCGAAATCCACGTTGTACGCGTTTATGTCGGCGTAATCGACGTTCAGGCTCTTGGGATCCGGATATTTGTTTGCTATCTCCGCGATGGCTATGCGGTATTCGTCCTTGGAGAAGACCTCCGACCATGCCAGCTCTATCTCGCTGTCCTGGAAATTCATAGCCATGCTCAGACCTCCTGGGAACGGCATTCCTCATCCGCCCACCATATCCATCCGCCGCGTTCCATGGATATCGCCCCTTTGATACGGCCTTCCCTGCGGTATTTCGAGAGGGTCTTAGCCAAATCGTCGGGACACCTGTAACTGAACAGATGCTCGAGCCTATCGGTGGCTTCTCTGGTCGTCAGCATATCGTTTCCCAGAGCCTCCCATATCATCCGCAAAAGGTCGTCCTCCGCCATATGTCAGGTCATTAACCAAAGGAAGTATAAATCCAGTCGCTACGGTTTCGTTACACCGTCAAATCCGATCGAAAAACGCGGAGACGATTGTGAAAGCATATATTGCAGGCAACAAATGAGCAGGCGTGTATGGGTCCGGGGAACGCGCTGGCGCCTTGGCGGCTCTTGCCGCGGGTATTATATGGGGATTTCTGGGCCCTTTCGTTCGCGGATGCGCTTCCATCGGCATCACGCCCATGCAAATGACCTGCCTGCGCTACATTATCGTGGCGCTCATCATGGCGCCCATAATGTGGCACGGATTCCGCGGAAAACCGACCCCATCGCGGAGATCCGCCATTCTGATCGCGATCATGGCCATAATCGGCATATCCGCGAATTCCACGCTGTATTTCGAGTCGATGACTCTGATTTCGCTGTCGATGTCTACGGTGCTTCAATACCTAGCCCCGTTCATCGTCGTCGCAGTATCCGTTCCGCTGTTCGGCGAGAGCCTCACCAAAACGAAAGCCGCCGCCGTCATCGTGGCGTTCCTGGGATGCGTCCTGTGCGCGAATCTCATATCGGACCCGGGATCGATGGATCCCATCGGAATCTTGTGCGGAGCCGTGTCTGGATTCTGCTTCGCAACGTACACGATATGCTCC belongs to Candidatus Methanomethylophilaceae archaeon and includes:
- a CDS encoding minichromosome maintenance protein MCM — protein: MNFQDSEIELAWSEVFSKDEYRIAIAEIANKYPDPKSLNVDYADINAYNVDFAMFMLDYPDRCLSLARKTVMSLVPNVNRPGDVINVRIRNLPRDATVEIRNLRSEHLLKLVAVEGLARKVTAVKPRLTHALFRCARCGAETWVEETGMILREPVMCSNPEGGCNKQAVRFILDQNASVYTDTQKIEIQESPEGLRGGAQPERITGYVEDDIAGQVTAGNRITLVGILRAVEKSDRDKTTVFDTFLDVLAVEFEQHEYDEIQITAEDEERIMEMSRDKDLFNNIVQSISPTINGLEEVKGAIALQLFGGSHKTLDDGTVIRGDMHILLIGDPGVAKSQLLRYMSMLAPRGIYASGKSASAAGLTAAAVRDDFGDGRWTLEAGALVLADKGLACIDELDKMTDQDRSSLHEAMESQKISVAKAGITATLQCRCSMLAAANPKFGRFDEGASIYDQINLPPALMSRFDLIFVLRDKPEVTRDKKITEHILSAHQRGQARQISEDSRIEGVDIAGIIERTNNIKPIYDVEILRKYVAYSKRIVPVMTEDAYKIIEDSYLQIRKTAKEDSVPITARQLEAFVRLSEASAKMRLSNKVTDLDANRAVDLVEHYLRGIAGTEDGSFDMGIVDTDKNKVKLDKRGIVKRIIKSAGEAGIVLEDIVAKCGHEGLSPSEVEKIVKQLHDAGEIFGTKEFKIA
- a CDS encoding DMT family transporter; amino-acid sequence: MYGSGERAGALAALAAGIIWGFLGPFVRGCASIGITPMQMTCLRYIIVALIMAPIMWHGFRGKPTPSRRSAILIAIMAIIGISANSTLYFESMTLISLSMSTVLQYLAPFIVVAVSVPLFGESLTKTKAAAVIVAFLGCVLCANLISDPGSMDPIGILCGAVSGFCFATYTICSKDLSENGVSATEILFYGSLVAIAGLAPFCDLPSAFSTVSADLGNLALIVALGIFMTLLPFALFNWSLKRIEAGKTSVITFAEPMTATALGLILYGEDITLETAAGLAMILIALMLVGREKSKDSLVRRSQNGYILPGWRRLRSCPWLWSNPLAWLRSA